GGGGATTGGTTTGTAAGAGTTCTGtagaaagcacccattacactccccaagtggttggcgttaggaagggcatccagccgtagcgaccagagcctggtgcagctctgacCAATCCACCCAACCTCTGCCAGCGTGGAAAAGGGATGATAGTTATCTGAATACCAAAGGGTTAATGCTTGCAATATTTTAAacgtgacaagctggcagaaacgttagcacgccgggtgaaatgcgtaaccatatttcgcctgctgttacattctgagttcaaattccgccgaggtcgactttgcctttcattctttcgggagtcgataaattaagtaccagttatgcactggggacgatgtaatcgacttaaccctttagtgttcagattaatttgtcaaatgtaatgcttatctgttcacattaattttgatttattcaggttcaagtggggtgtccacaatatttgcttgtaactttgttaattttctaCATACAGCTTTGAAACTTTGTAAATGGGTGCTTATATGCCAGTGGTTTATAATTacgtaattttagctgatctttctgactaaatttgacttttatgggcaggtaaatttaattaacaggtgtaaaaacaataatattatgaataaacactaaaattcatATTCTTAATACATCTTACCTGTTTGGTTTGCTGCTAAAACTATCCCAGATGTCAACGgccaacaattttacatttttcaagatgaggtacattaatttgaattaaaatacaGGTGTAATCGGTACACGATTttactatttttctatatttcattcaaatgtcATCATTGAAAAGAAAGTACAAAACTCTTTTACTAGTCAATATACAATTGGCTATGCACTCTTATACAATTTAATGAATTCATTCACGCAACAGAATGCATCTAATAAAAAAATCTCATTAACAGGTGAGACAAAGGTGAATACAGGTGtgtaacatactgaaaattaatatgtagttctcactttcacatattatataataaaatgaaaaggaataGGCAAAATTATACACTTATGGCATATTTCTGTCATGAAATTGTCCAAAGCATCCTTTACATAAGGGCACTTGGCAAAACGAACACATAAATGAGGTCTCGACCTGGTACCCTTTTGCAGTTCTTTTTCGCAGCGAACAGTCTGAAAACTTTTTTCCGTCCGTTTATTTTttcgaaatcaatattttctctgttgacatccacctcagttaattttgcttttctcccagTTCTGTGTTTTCTAGAAGAGAAGCCCTCACGTAACCGAGATGCGATGTCAACCCGAAATTTCAAGTGGTCGTAGTCTTTTGGTGGCGGAGGTACTTTGTGGCTTTTTACGTAAACAATGTGGGCATTTACTATAGTTAAATTAACTAAAAACCACAAAATGTACCTCCATTTCTTCCCAGGTCGACCAACTGGGTAATATGCCCGATATTGGTCGGATTTACCTACCCCACCCatatatttgttgtaaaaaaTATTCACGAGGGGTTTCCCCTCAGCACCAACACCAGGTTGTTCGTtagaagacagaaataaaatctgtcttttgtctttaaaagcagtaactaataaattttaattttgtatttgcaAAATGTCCcctctttttataaaattttgtttttatttcaaagccactgaagaaaaaaaaaacggtcgAAATAGAGGTGTCGGTGCTGATGGTGAAAAGGTTGTGTAAGAGACCATACAACATCAGGTCTCGTCTTTTCCCATTATACTTCTTACCTTTGTAAACATCAAAGTTTACACTATCCCGTCTACGATTCACAAACTTCCCATACCTTGATCCCCAATTTAGTAGGTTTGGCAGGCATGTACTGCCAAAAATGTACTCTACCCTTATAGCCTATCATGGCTTCATCTACACTGAGATACTTCCCAggtaaataaatagttttataattatttacaagTAAATTTATCACGGGACGTACTTTGTACAGGGGATCGTAGTTTAGGTCGTTTTTGTTGGGGGCATTGGCAGAATCAGTTAAATGCAAATACTGAGATATTTTCGAATACCTCGTCTTTGACATGATGCTCGAAATACATGGGTCGCCATACCTTACATCGGGACTCCAATAGTTACACAGTCGAGGAAGCTGTTTAACTCCAAACATAATGTTAATTGTGAAAAATGCTCTCATTTCCGCAGTGTTAGTTGGCTGCCATAGCGGATCGTTTCTTCCTCGAACAGAAATTAAATGTTGCGCATATTTGTTCGTTTCCTC
This DNA window, taken from Octopus sinensis linkage group LG4, ASM634580v1, whole genome shotgun sequence, encodes the following:
- the LOC115210552 gene encoding uncharacterized protein LOC115210552 encodes the protein MRAFFTINIMFGVKQLPRLCNYWSPDVRYGDPCISSIMSKTRYSKISQYLHLTDSANAPNKNDLNYDPLYKVRPVINLLVNNYKTIYLPGKYLSVDEAMIGYKGRVHFWQYMPAKPTKLGIKVWEVCES